From one Microlunatus sp. Gsoil 973 genomic stretch:
- a CDS encoding TIGR01777 family oxidoreductase: MRILIAGSSGFLGTALRVRLAQEGHEVRRLIRSGAISSSEFHWEPETGRINARALDDIDVIVNLAGPPVFTRPWTTGRRELLRTARTESTLLLAETIVEQYADSARKPLWLQASACGWYGTDPVERLRAEPYDESDPAGDDFLGRLAHDWEGAAQQAVDAGVRVCFLRNGLVLDRSGSVLKLIKPVFGSGLGGRLGSGRQRMPVISLHDWLRAVSFLMSGTAPAGPYNLTIPKPPTNAEFTAALAQALHSRARLAAPGVILRTALGELAEQLVADQYVVPHALQAQGFTFDGPDIAATLRLALRRD; the protein is encoded by the coding sequence ATGCGGATCCTGATCGCCGGATCCTCCGGCTTCCTCGGCACCGCCCTCCGGGTGCGGCTGGCCCAGGAGGGTCACGAGGTCCGGCGTCTGATCCGCAGCGGGGCGATCTCATCCTCGGAGTTCCACTGGGAACCCGAGACCGGACGGATCAACGCCCGGGCCCTGGACGACATCGACGTGATCGTCAATCTGGCCGGGCCGCCGGTCTTCACCCGCCCCTGGACCACCGGCCGCCGGGAGTTGCTGCGCACGGCGCGCACCGAGTCGACGCTGCTGCTCGCCGAAACCATCGTCGAGCAGTACGCCGATTCCGCCCGCAAACCGCTGTGGCTCCAGGCCAGCGCCTGCGGATGGTACGGCACCGACCCGGTCGAACGGCTGCGGGCCGAGCCGTACGACGAGTCCGACCCGGCCGGCGACGATTTTCTCGGTCGGCTGGCTCATGACTGGGAGGGCGCCGCGCAGCAGGCAGTCGATGCCGGTGTCCGGGTGTGTTTCCTGCGCAACGGCCTGGTCCTTGACCGCAGCGGCAGCGTGCTGAAGTTGATCAAGCCGGTGTTCGGCTCGGGACTGGGCGGTCGGCTCGGCAGCGGCAGGCAGCGGATGCCGGTGATCAGCCTGCACGACTGGCTGCGTGCGGTGTCGTTCCTGATGTCCGGAACCGCCCCGGCCGGCCCGTACAACCTGACGATTCCCAAGCCGCCGACGAACGCCGAATTCACCGCTGCTCTCGCCCAGGCGTTGCACAGCAGGGCCAGGCTGGCCGCTCCCGGAGTCATCCTGCGAACCGCCCTGGGGGAACTCGCCGAACAGCTGGTCGCCGATCAGTACGTCGTCCCGCACGCCTTGCAGGCCCAAGGGTTCACCTTCGACGGTCCGGATATCGCCGCCACGCTCCGACTCGCTCTGCGCCGCGATTAA
- the lipB gene encoding lipoyl(octanoyl) transferase LipB yields MSGALDFLDLDPGERRVDYLQAWALQRRIHAEVVDGDRPDTVLLLEHDDVYTAGKRTEPHERPADGTPVVDVDRGGHITWHGRGQLVAYPIVALPDAVKVVDYVRRLEEAMIRTFDDLGLPGTGRIDGRSGVWLPADDHGGDDHGGDDHGVDTFRPERKIAAIGIRVASGVTMHGVAMNISNSLSGFDKIVPCGISDAGVATLQRETGRTVPLTEVAAALRIRLADLLSWQPYARSADIPRPALAGSALLG; encoded by the coding sequence ATGAGCGGTGCACTCGATTTCCTTGATCTCGATCCCGGTGAACGGCGTGTCGACTACCTCCAGGCGTGGGCGTTGCAGCGCAGGATCCACGCCGAGGTGGTTGATGGTGATCGGCCGGACACCGTGTTGCTGCTCGAACACGACGATGTCTACACCGCAGGAAAGCGGACCGAACCGCACGAACGTCCCGCCGACGGAACACCGGTGGTCGATGTCGACCGGGGTGGGCACATCACCTGGCACGGTCGCGGACAGTTGGTCGCCTACCCGATTGTTGCGCTGCCCGATGCGGTCAAGGTGGTCGACTATGTCCGCCGGTTGGAGGAGGCGATGATCCGCACCTTCGATGATCTTGGTCTGCCCGGTACCGGGCGGATCGACGGCCGGTCCGGTGTCTGGCTACCGGCAGATGATCATGGCGGAGATGATCATGGCGGAGATGATCATGGTGTTGACACCTTCCGCCCGGAGCGCAAGATCGCCGCCATCGGGATCCGGGTGGCCTCCGGGGTGACGATGCACGGAGTTGCCATGAACATCAGCAACAGCCTCTCCGGGTTCGACAAGATCGTGCCCTGCGGGATCTCCGACGCCGGCGTGGCAACGTTGCAGCGGGAGACCGGGCGTACCGTGCCGCTGACGGAGGTGGCTGCTGCCCTGCGGATCCGGCTCGCCGACCTGCTGTCCTGGCAGCCGTACGCGAGGAGTGCCGACATCCCGCGCCCGGCGCTCGCCGGCTCTGCACTGCTCGGCTGA